In Lotus japonicus ecotype B-129 chromosome 5, LjGifu_v1.2, one genomic interval encodes:
- the LOC130718030 gene encoding GEM-like protein 4 → MQTALLHELVGTPIMSTTYDQVQKSFNRYLPDPATQGQYRTTRSKQGRVFYSIKNNTGRKEHNLSQSVQEHVRVGANISETIKRKLSLGALIVQVGGVEKVFNQNFSVKEGEKLLKVSQCYLSTTSGPLAGLLFISTEKVAFCSERSLKVFTQKGHMRRIRYKVSIPLKKIKCVNQSQNVEKPKQKYIEIVTEDNFDFWLMGVINYQKTFRYLQQAVSQA, encoded by the exons ATGCAGACCGCACTTCTTCATGAGCTAGTTGGAACACCAATCATGTCAACAACATATGATCAGGTTCAAAAGTCATTTAACAGATACTTACCTGATCCTGCAACACAGGGGCAATACCGAACCACAAGATCAAAACAAG GGAGAGTATTTTATTCGATTAAGAACAACACTGGAAGGAAGGAACATAATCTTTCACAAAGTGTCCAAGAACATG TGAGAGTAGGGGCAAATATATCTGAAACTATTAAGAGGAAGTTGAGCTTAGGGGCTCTTATTGTACAAGTTGGTGGAGTGGAGAAAGTCTTTAATCAGAATTTTAGTGTAaaagaaggggagaagctgttGAAAGTTTCACAGTGCTATCTTTCCACCACATCAGGCCCTCTAGCAGGTCTTCTTTTTATCTCCACTGAGAAGGTTGCCTTTTGCAGTGAGAGATCATTGAAAGTGTTTACTCAGAAGGGTCACATGCGTAGGATCCGCTATAAG GTTTCCATTCCTCTGAAGAAGATCAAGTGTGTGAACCAAAGTCAAAATGTTGAGAAGCCAAAACAGAAGTACATAGAGATAGTTACAGAGGACAATTTTGATTTCTGGCTTATGGGTGTCATAAATTATCAGAAAACCTTCAGGTATCTTCAGCAAGCAGTTTCTCAAGCTTAG
- the LOC130721311 gene encoding GEM-like protein 4: protein MKTSFLHELLNGISINSTKRYLPDSSGRYSKSITKSKQGKSSSVLTRMNIFGRKADSFAHGVREHVRLGPKISDTVKGKLSLGARILQVGGVEKVFKQLFSIKDGEKLLKASQCYLSTTSGPIAGLLFISTHKVSFCSERSIKVSSPKGEVIRVHYKVSIPLEKIKCVNQSQNVKKPSEKYIELVTEDGFDFWLMGFFNYQKSLRCLQQAICQSSSE from the exons ATGAAGACCTCATTTCTTCATGAGCTACTTAATGGAATTTCTATCAACTCAACAAAGAGATACTTGCCTGATTCTTCTGGCAGATACAGCAAGTCTATCACAAAATCAAAGCAGG gTAAATCAAGTTCAGTTCTGACTAGGATGAATATATTTGGGAGAAAGGCTGACAGTTTTGCACATGGAGTCAGAGAGCATG TGAGACTGGGGCCAAAGATAAGTGATACAGTAAAAGGGAAATTAAGCTTGGGAGCCAGAATTCTTCAGGTTGGTGGAGTAGAGAAAGTGTTTAAGCAACTTTTTAGTATTAAAGATGGGGAGAAGCTGTTGAAAGCATCACAGTGCTACTTATCAACCACATCTGGTCCTATAGCTGGCCTCCTCTTCATTTCCACTCATAAAGTTTCTTTTTGCAGTGAGAGATCCATCAAGGTCTCTTCCCCAAAAGGAGAAGTGATAAGAGTCCATTATAAGGTTTCAATTCCACTTGAAAAGATAAAGTGCGTCAACCAAAGTCAAAATGTGAAGAAGCCTTCAGAAAAATACATAGAATTAGTTACCGAAGATGGTTTTGATTTCTGGTTAATGGGGTTCTTCAATTATCAGAAATCCTTAAGATGTCTTCAGCAGGCTATATGTCAATCAAGCTCAGAGTGA
- the LOC130718053 gene encoding putative GEM-like protein 8 encodes MKTSLLHELLNGISINSSKRYLPDSSGKYSKSITKSKQGKSNSVLTRMNMLGRKADSFAHGVREHVRLGPKISDTVKGKLSLGARILQVGGVEKVFKQIFSVRDGEKLLKASQCYLSTTSGPIAGLLFISTDKIAFCSERSIKISSPKG; translated from the exons ATGAAGACCTCATTACTTCATGAGCTACTTAATGGAATTTCTATCAACTCATCAAAGAGATACCTTCCTGATTCCTCTGGCAAATACAGCAAGTCTATCACAAAATCAAAGCAGG GTAAATCAAATTCAGTTCTGACTCGAATGAACATGCTCGGGAGAAAGGCTGACAGTTTTGCACACGGAGTCCGCGAGCATG TGAGATTGGGGCCAAAGATAAGTGATACAGTAAAAGGGAAATTAAGCTTGGGAGCCAGAATTCTTCAGGTTGGTGGAGTAGAGAAAGTGTTCAAGCAAATTTTTAGTGTTAGAGATGGGGAGAAGCTGCTGAAAGCATCACAGTGCTACTTATCAACCACATCTGGTCCCATAGCTGGCCTCCTCTTCATATCCACGGATAAAATTGCTTTTTGCAGTGAGAGATCCATCAAGATCTCTTCCCCAAAAGGATAA
- the LOC130717960 gene encoding putative GEM-like protein 8 yields the protein MQTSLFHELVVGTPIMSTTYDQVQKSFNRYLPDPATQGQYPTTRSKQGRVFYSIKNKTGRKEHSLSQRVQEHVRVGANISETIKRKLSLGALIVQVGGVEKVFNHNFSVKEGEKLLKVSQCYLSTTSGPLEGLLFISTEKVAFCSERSLKVFTQKGHMRRIRYKVSIPLKKIKCVNQSQNVEKPKQKYIEIVTEDNFDFWLMGVINYQKTLRYLQQAVSQA from the exons ATGCAGACCTCACTTTTTCATGAGCTAGTTGTTGGAACTCCAATCATGTCAACAACATATGATCAGGTTCAAAAGTCATTTAACAGATACTTACCTGATCCTGCAACTCAGGGTCAATACCCAACCACAAGATCAAAACAAG GGAGAGTATTTTATTCGATTAAGAACAAGACTGGAAGGAAGGAACATAGTCTTTCACAAAGAGTCCAAGAACATG TGAGAGTAGGAGCAAATATATCTGAGACTATTAAGAGGAAGTTGAGCTTAGGGGCTCTTATTGTACAAGTTGGTGGAGTGGAGAAAGTCTTTAATCATAATTTTAGTGTAaaagaaggggagaagctgttGAAAGTTTCACAGTGTTATCTTTCCACCACATCAGGACCTCTAGAAGGTCTTCTTTTTATCTCCACAGAGAAGGTTGCCTTTTGCAGTGAGAGATCATTGAAAGTGTTTACTCAGAAGGGTCACATGCGTAGGATCCGCTATAAG GTTTCCATTCCTCTGAAGAAGATCAAGTGTGTGAACCAAAGTCAAAATGTTGAGAAGCCAAAACAGAAGTACATAGAGATAGTTACAGAGGACAATTTTGATTTCTGGCTTATGGGTGTCATAAATTATCAGAAAACCCTCCGGTATCTTCAGCAAGCAGTTTCTCAAGCTTAG
- the LOC130717821 gene encoding uncharacterized protein LOC130717821, with amino-acid sequence MGRASIFVYITVALVVLLFLSLSPKHNHLNHRHRRLKLRSNFTLSPARHHSVAFDPLVAELERHREDKEWEKQHIHHSHPELERPPADNHHDSAPAHESQPEWEDFMDAEDFINDEDKFNVTSRLLLLFPKLDVDPTDSFVSLHELTQWNLQQAQREVLHRSQREMDLHDKNRDGFVSFSEYDPPSWVQNADNDSFGYDMGWWKQEHFNASDADGDGLLNLTEFNDFLHPADSKNPKLHQWLCKEEIRERDSDRDGKVNFKEFFHGLFDLVRNYDEENHNDSHHSDDSMDAPARVLFAQLDKDGDGFLSDVELLPIIGKLHPSEHYYAKQQAEYIFSQADVDKDGHLTLTEMIENPYVFYSAIFNDDEDEYDYHDEFR; translated from the exons ATGGGCAGAGCCTCCATATTCGTTTACATCACCGTTGCACTCGTCGTTCTCTtgttcctctccctctcccccAAACACAACCACCTTAACCACCGTCACCGCCGCCTCAAACTCCGCTCCAACTTCACACTCTCTCCCGCCCGCCACCACTCCGTTGCCTTCGACCCCCTCGTCGCCGAGCTCGAACGCCACCGCGAAGACAAAGAATGGGAGAAGCAGCACATCCACCACTCCCACCCCGAGCTCGAACGACCCCCCGCCGACAACCACCACGACTCTGCCCCCGCTCACGAGTCCCAGCCCGAGTGGGAGGACTTCATGGACGCTGAGGACTTCATCAATGACGAGGACAAGTTCAATGTCACCAGcaggttgctcctcctcttcccCAAGCTCGATGTCGACCCTACCGATTCCTTCGTCTCGCTCCACGAGTTGACTCAGTGGAACCTCCAGCAGGCGCAGAGGGAGGTTCTGCATCGGTCACAGAGGGAGATGGACCTCCATGACAAGAACCGTGATGGGTTTGTTTCCTTCTCCGAGTATGATCCTCCCAGCTGGGTTCAGAATGCAG ATAATGATTCTTTTGGTTATGATATGGGTTGGTGGAAACAAGAGCATTTTAATGCATCTGATGCAGATGGAGATGGCCTTCTGAACTTAACTGAGTTCAATGA CTTTCTGCATCCAGCTGACAGCAAAAATCCAAAGCTTCATCAGTGGTTGTGCAAGGAGGAAATCAG GGAAAGAGATTCGGACAGAGATGGGAAGGTCAACTTCAAAGAATTTTTCCATGGGCTCTTTGATTTGGTAAGAAACTATGATGAAGAAAATCACAATGATTCACATCATTCTGATGACTCTATGGATGCTCCAGCAAGAGTGTTGTTTGCACAGCTTGACAAAGATGGTGACGG GTTTTTGTCAGATGTTGAACTGCTGCCTATAATTGGGAAACTTCATCCATCTGAGCATTATTATGCAAAGCAACAAGCAGAATATATCTTTTCACAG GCAGACGTTGACAAAGATGGACACCTTACTTTGACTGAGATGATTGAGAATCCATATGTATTTTATAGTGCTATTTtcaatgatgatgaagatgaatatgATTACCACGACGAGTTCCGGTAA
- the LOC130718554 gene encoding aluminum-activated malate transporter 12-like translates to MAETNLSKKSSSFWEHVHGISDKVKRFSGLAWRAAWEVGKEDPRRVVHSLKVGLALTLVSLLYLVKPLFKGIGQNAMSAVLTVVVVMEFTVGATLGKGLNRGLGTVLAGSLAVFIEYIAEVPGQIFQAIFIGAAIFILGATITYVRFIPCIKKNYDYGVMMFLLTFNLITVSSYRVDNVWGIAKDRITTIAIGGGTCLIMSVLVFPIWSGEELHNSTIFKLECLANSIEACVMKYFDDSENQVTQGDSSEDLIYKNYKVVLDSKAKDETLALQASWELRSSRYWHSIPWQQYARVGATLRHFSYTVVALHGCLLSDIQPTRSTRALYKDSCIRLAEEVSKVLRELANSIRNKHQFSPEALSHNLNEALQSLNNNLKSQPQIFLGSMNEQKQEEDSRISVSSTKSDSSSAFECKSKEQSGELTREGHKKVLRPLLIKIAVTTSLEFSEALPFAAFTCMLVEMVAKLDHVLDAVEDLGKLACFREFREDDDEIVDF, encoded by the exons ATGGCTGAAACTAACCTAAGTAAGAAAAGCTCAAGCTTTTGGGAACATGTGCATGGCATTTCTGATAAAGTAAAAAGATTTTCTGGTTTAGCATGGAGGGCAGCATGGGAAGTGGGTAAAGAGGATCCAAGAAGAGTGGTTCATTCTTTGAAAGTTGGTCTGGCTTTGACACTAGTTTCTTTGCTGTATCTGGTAAAGCCATTGTTCAAAGGGATTGGACAAAATGCTATGTCAGCTGTTCTTACTGTGGTTGTGGTGATGGAGTTCACAGTAG GAGCAACATTAGGCAAAGGCCTAAATAGAGGCCTGGGCACTGTGTTAGCAGGATCTTTGGCAGTTTTTATTGAGTATATTGCAGAAGTCCCTGGTCAGATTTTCCAAGCTATTTTCATTGGGGCTGCAATCTTTATTTTAG GAGCTACAATTACTTATGTCAGGTTTATACCCTGCATCAAGAAGAATTATGACTATGGTGTTATGATGTTTCTCTTGACTTTTAATTTGATTACTGTATCAAGCTACCGTGTTGATAATGTCTGGGGTATTGCAAAAGATCGCATCACCACCATTGCCATAGGGGGTGGAACATGTCTTATAATGAGTGTGTTGGTATTTCCAATTTGGTCAGGGGAAGAACTCCATAACTCCACCATATTCAAGCTTGAATGCCTAGCCAACTCTATAGAAG CTTGTGTCATGAAATATTTTGATGATTCTGAAAATCAAGTAACTCAAGGCGATTCATCCGAGGATCTGATATACAAAAATTACAAGGTTGTTTTAGACTCCAAAGCTAAAGATGAAACACTG GCATTACAAGCAAGTTGGGAGCTCAGAAGCTCAAGATATTGGCACAGTATCCCATGGCAGCAATATGCAAGAGTGGGAGCTACTCTACGCCATTTTAGCTACACTGTTGTAGCACTACATGGATGTCTACTTTCTGATATTCAG CCAACAAGGTCTACTCGAGCCCTATACAAAGACTCTTGCATCAGACTAGCTGAAGAAGTGTCTAAAGTGCTAAGGGAACTTGCCAACAGCATAAGGAACAAACATCAATTCTCCCCTGAAGCACTATCTCATAATCTCAATGAAGCTTTACAAAGCCTCAACAATAACTTGAAATCCCAACCCCAAATTTTTCTAGGCTCCATGAATGAGCAAAAGCAAGAAGAAGACTCTAGAATCTCAGTATCAAGCACAAAAAGTGATTCTTCTTCAGCATTTGAATGTAAATCCAAAGAGCAATCTGGTGAACTGACTAGGGAAGGGCACAAGAAGGTTTTAAGGCCCCTACTAATCAAGATAGCAGTCACCACTAGCTTGGAGTTCTCAGAAGCACTACCTTTTGCAGCTTTCACTTGTATGCTTGTGGAGATGGTGGCAAAGCTAGATCATGTTCTAGATGCAGTAGAAGACTTGGGGAAATTGGCATGCTTTAGAGAGTTCagagaggatgatgatgagatTGTTGACTTTTGA